Part of the Rhea pennata isolate bPtePen1 chromosome 17, bPtePen1.pri, whole genome shotgun sequence genome is shown below.
tacaaagaaaaagatgccTTCCAATCTCAGAGAGCatgaagcagcagcaactgGATTTTTACTACTCATAAACAGCCAAGTTTACGTGTGTGCTTTACTTTGAAACTTTACATGCACACCAATTTTTGctcaaagatttttctcaaaaGTGAACAAGTACCTGCAAAGCCATAGAAGTTGCTCAATGAACAACATACAATTCAGCACAGATCACTATGCAAGAGAAGGATTTTGGCTGACGAAGCGAGTTAGTGTTTGGTTTAGAGCATGTTTACTTTGGAGATGCACAAAAAACTAACGTCAAAGTTCAGCTTTAAATCCTTCCATTCCCCTTACATGAGCTAGTCAACACATCCTTTCTGTACAGTGGCTTAAAGGTAAGCTTCTTTTATGCCTTCTGTTATTTTAGTTCTATCTGACATAAAGACACATATATTGCAGTGGGGGGGAGGAACGTTTTGCCTATATGAATACAACTAAACAATAATTAAACTTTGTTGAAGATGAGAATGTAAATTTGGGaactacagaaagcaaattcttgTACTACAGAAGTAGAAAACACTCACTCATCAATAGTTACTGCATAAAGTACCTTAGCcctaaatgttttatttctggggtggggaaagaaaagcaatgaatttATAAAGACTAAGAAGAATACTGGCTGAAGTCCTTCAGTCTCAATGCAAAACTCTTTAAAAGGCAGTTGCTAGTGATCCTTCattattaccaaaaaaaaaagaaaagtttttgatACGGAATAATCACCTTACATAGTTCTAAGACTGCAGGTTTAACAGGGAGAATTCAATAGATTAAAATTTTGCTTAACTACTTCAGTCCTGCTACAGCACATTGGGAAATATTTGTCTTCCCATGTTGGCTTTATTCACGTTGATATAGACAAATATATCTATACATTTCACATCTCTAAAACAGTTCTTTGGACTCTTTGCTagttctaaaaacatttttatcaatACATTTATTAAGATTTTTGTATTGatagtgttgtttttttcctagattaTATTGTAGATTATACTGTTCACTTTTTTACTCAAAATAAATACTATCAGTAGAAACTGAGTTTATGAAGTCACCAAGTAACTTTCTAAACAAGGAATTTGTTCAGGTATCAGACAACCACTTTACAGTTTCAATTGATACAGAATTATTACGTTCTTATATTTTGATTCGATATTTCTTCGATTATCCAATGAAGGAATTGCacttttttgtatctttttaagGCCATTAATTATTACAATCCATGATTACAGCAAAAAGTCTCTCAGACTCGCTCCTAGCTACAGTGTTCCATAGCTGAGGAAGGCTGAATCACTCTCCTCACCTAATATGCATCTAAGGCGTAGTTTTTGgcttcaaaaacaaaatcacagaaaaatgctaCTGCTCAATATTCAATAGACAAACAgactatgtttttctttagaaaagggAGTTTCTACTTAAATAATTTCTCAAACAAAATAACTGAGGTCAGAATAACATTAAGActagagaaacaaaattctAAATCTGAACTTAAATAGACCTCAtatcatgaagaaaaagaaagtactaCATATTGTGCAGTCCTCCAGAAAGTAAACATAACCAAACACTAAGCAGAATCAAGAGAATCATTCATGGAAGAGTGAGATTAGCACACCACAGTTGTTAAAGCTGTGCACAGTCAAGGAGTAACACACCTTAATAAGACACGGCCAAGACATGCTTACGCCTAAAACAAGGTAGCCAATCCCACTAAGGCTGTTTAGTACAAAGGCATGTCTTTCTCCAGGTTTGTTGTTAGATCTACAAATCTCCCTTATTCCATCCAGTTTCAGCCTTGCCCTTCAAAGAATACTCTCATAATACTCCAACTACTTTTCCTGTAGCTACAcaatatacatttttcaaattcttctgtATATTCCAGCCTTCCAATATGCCCCTTTAATGAATGTCTAGTCCCTCCTTCTCCCAAGCTCCAAGCTTTGAAGCTAGCTTCACATCTACTTGCTAGCCTACATTAGTAACACAGTCAGTATACTTTTTAAGTGTTACTGGTTTATAAATCAAGAGTCCTAGATATTTTAGGTAATCAGTCTGTTGCTGTCCGAATGTCAATAACTACCCCTCCTATGGCAAGAGGTCAACAGATCATTTGGCAGATTTGAGACATTGCataagcaaaaatgttttagcaGTAAAACTAATTAAGCTCTGTACCAGTAAAAGTACTGTCAAATAAGGTAACTATAGATCTTATGGTCTGACAGAATTCAAAGTGAACCTGAAATTTTCACTGAGAGAACAGGCAATTGTGAAATGTAATTACCATACACCTCCTCAATTATGCTATGTTGTCTTCCAGCTTTTAACCTCTCAGAATGAAGCTCCTACTTCATTTGTTTGCCCTCACTCTCGTTATAACCTCCACATTTTGTGGAATCAAGGACTTCAATGAGCATTTTGAAAGCCTCAAAGATGCACATCCACATGAAAATGAGACCTATGATATGCCAAACCTTCCACTGGAGTTCCACAGAGAAAACACTATCACTAATGATCTGATtcctgaagaggaggaggaagaggactATCTAGACTTTGAAAAGATATTGGGTGAAGATGACTACAGCGACATTATTGATGCTGGTCCATACATGATTTCTGAAATCCAGCAAGGAAATATTCTTGAACTTTTCCAAGGTAAAACCAGGATCCAGCGCCTCAATATCCTCAATGCAAACTTTGGCTTCAACCTTTACCGAAGCGTGGCGGACAAAGCCaactcttcagaaaatattctgatggCTCCTGTTGGCATATCCACTGCAATGGCTATGACTTCCCTGGGACTGAAGGGTCATACTCACCAGGAAGTGTTATCTGTTCTTGGCTTTGAAGACTTCATTAATGCCAGCACTAAGTATGAGCTCATGACTGTTCATAATCTCTTCCGCAAACTTACCCATCGGCTTTTCAGACGCAATTTTGGTTATACGCTGAGGTCTGTCAGTGATCTTTATATTCGAAAGGACTTTTCTATTCTGAATGATTTCAGAAACAATATGAAAACATACTACTTTGCTGATGCTCAACCAGCTGATTTTTCAGATCCTACCTTCATAACTAAAACCAATGAGCGTATCTTGAAGCTGACGAAAGGATTAATAAAGGAAGCTCTTGTGAATGTAAACCCTACAACACTGATGATGATTCTTaactgtctttattttaaaggtaaaaaacttttatttatttcaatttttagcAGTGGATTATCTCAGGTTGCAATGAACTGCATACTTCACTAGAAATCCAAGACAGAACTTAAATCTAGTCTAGAGCTCAAAATAACCTATCGTTGCCCTAGTTAAGAAGAATCTGTATCATAAGTCCATATTTTGCATGTTTCTCTAGCAATCTGATGTTCCAATCATGCCCTGAAGTTACAGTGGGTACTGTACCAAGACAAAAAACACTACACTCAAAAGCTTATACTccaaaaggaagacaaaagaCAGATGAATGCAGAATAGCCTCAGAAAGCATAAAAGTTTTGTAAGAATCCCTTGGATGGTGAAGTTATTACTTTACACATGAGTTTACATTATTAATCAGATTTGTTCCTGGTTCAGGTTATTGGCTTCAATGAAATTCTATTAGTTGATTTCTATTAAAGCACTTATTAATCCTGAATACTTCAGAAATGTTAAGAATTATCAGTTTTGAAGAATTTTAGCTTAACATATGTAATTTTATATCATCAGAATGTGATGCTTGCCAACAGGCCTATTCAGGGGACTGAAGAAACTAACCAAAACAGTCCTCCactaaaactaaaaacaaatgcaCCCATTCCTTGGAATATTCTGGTAAATTCAGTACAGACTGTCTGCTGACACGGGCTCCTACATGTTTGATTATAGGCTGAACAGTTAAAAAGGCTTGGGATAAAGACCGTACAATGTATTGCTAttaaaaatccttattttcAATTCCctaacatttaaattaatagCTTGTAGTGAGATTTTCAATGCTGATTATCTACATCAGGTTGAAAGTTTGACAGTTTTTCAACAACTTTCTTAAATCATATTAAGTCAGCAAAAGGTGGGAGGTGAAGTAAAACATCAGTAGGGAAAAACGGTGTGCCACAAAAGGGTAGTAATGTCTGCAAGTCCAAGACGCTCCTTTCCGTCATCTAGAAAACGGCTTCCTTGTCCTGATTATGTACCTGCTTCCAGGAAACACATGCTCAAGGGCTCTCTTGCACCTTCTTCACATTTGATTTTACAATAGTGTTCTTACAAGTTTACGTAACACATCTTTCTCACTTAAAAGGCATTACTTCCTTGAATAATGCTGCTTGTCCTTTTAAAAGTTCTGGACCAGTCATTAGTATACAATCCAAGTAATCCCATGATTTGAAATGACCGAACATATTTGTATCCTTAAGTACACCTCTGATAATCTGATCTTAATAAACGTATGGCTTTACtgatcattaaaaaagaaatacccaAAGTGAAGCAGTTCTATTACTTTTTCCCTATTCGGTCAAATCTAAAGTATCTTTTGTTTTACAAGACATACTCTGACCAATTATTAAATACTTGCACTatcttagaaaacaaaaacatcaggCAAAAGCAGATAAGAGTTTCCTATGGAAACGCTTGAAATCATCAAGCCTGAGAACACTTTAGGTTAATTCTCTTTCCCCAAAGGTGCCACAAAAGCCTGATAGTCCAAACTGCCTTGTCTATCCAGAATGCCATAATTTCTGCTGAAGGCCATTACTTCTAAGCCtcaaaacctgaaaaattattttcatactgATGTCTGCCATTCTTTCATCTTACAGCCACAGTCTTTTGGCACTTCCACTTCAAACTGGAATCaatcttttaaaagcaagttgTGTTCTTGGGTTTCCCTATTTCCCCACCATTCTTCCTGGACATGATGATTTTTGTCCACATCTTTCCATTTACAATATTTACACTGCTTTTATCATTAGAGACAAGCTTTGTTAAGCTCTCGGAGGTAAGAAACCTATGAGTATCCTCAGTTACACCCAGATGGCCAGTACCACACAAAATAGAGTAAGAGGATACTTCTCAAACACAACAGAGTCTCAAAACTCCTTTAATGATAAATACGATTGTAAAAGCACTGGAAGCCATTCAGTCTTGGGTAGGAAGCAAGTTTTATCCTGCATAGGTGTTCAGTCTACCTCCAACTGAGATCTATCTCCTCCATCTCCTGAACATTCACGTATGAGCTTCCTGCCAAGTGTCAGTTGGTTACTTTAGTTGTGGTAGATCATGGCAGCTTTTGATAACTGATAGGTTTTGCCAGGCCATAATTGCTCCACTGAGATTCTCGTCACGAATGCAAGGGATAAGTCAATCAGTGGAGACAACTTCTGCCACTGCAAAAGGATCCAAAAGACATCACGGTGGGAAGATTCAAAATAGGAATTTGTAAAAGTCTATGAAGTGTAAACTGGCTACAGTTAAACCCAGTTGATCacagagctcctgctggagaACAGTATTTTATCCCAAGACACAAACACTCACCATAGTGAAGTCAAGAGAAACGTTTCTCAGCTCCTCACTTTCACTAGGAAGAGCTGAGATCTTTGAACATCTCCCGTTCCTAACAAGTTGACAGTGTTGATGAAGCTCCCCTGGCCAACAGATCCTTCAAGTCATTAGCTAGAGTCCTCACACTTCTGAATGTTGGTCCCCCCAAAACAGCCAGATGTTGTTCTTCCCTAACAAGTAAGACAATTAGGCCAGGCCTAACTGGGCATGGCACAATTCACTTTATATCTCATTCCCTTAAGAGTACTAACCATAGTCTGATCACTTCTCAAATTGCtccttttcagtttgaaataacAAGAAACTGTTAGAATGCAAACTGGActcaggtcttttttttttcctttggttacTTTACAGTCAGTCAGGCAATTCAATTAAGGATCTTAGAATTGCttgcaatctttttttaaaagatactaaTTAACATTTAACTTGTAGTCTCTCCACGCAGTCGCATCCAAACTCCCCATGTATTTGCTTGTCAATGGTGATCTAAAATCCAGAGTTCTAACAGGAAATACCAATAGCCTTATGTGCACTATAAAATTCTAACTCTGTCTACTGATTAAAGAATAATGTTTTTTCCAGAGCCAATTTTGAAGAGAGTTTTAGTaacattgcttaaaaaaaacccaaacttctTTTATATAGCCAATAAATATCCAGGATAATACCCAACGAATCCCCACATAGCATGATTCAAGTCCTGATGGAAGAGTCTTCTGGCCTGTAAAAGGAGTGGGATTTAATTCTTTTGGCCCATTCTGTTAGATGACCAACACCCTCAGGTGCGTTGAAATCAAATCAAAGCAGTTCAGAGAATTAAGCAGTCAATATTCAAACTCTTCAAGATGTCTTAACATGAAAAGTTAATTCACTCAAATGAAACAAGTCATGATAAAGCCTTCAGcatattatctttttaaaagtacacaaaatgaaaaaaatgttacttagTTTGATGCAATAACAACACATTTCAAACAGATCATTTCAGCTATCAGATCCCTCATTAAAAAATAGCTGTCAGTCATTCTATTAGGTGCAAGATCTAACAGATGTTTTGTATCTGTTTAAACACTAATTTCTAGATTCTCTCTAGAAAAATGGTACACAAGCCCATTCAGATGTCCAATTTGTGTTTATCTACTTACCTAATTCAGAACATTCAAATGATACAAATGTTAAGTTAGAAATAAAGTCAGGAATTTTAAAGTCACTATACAATCTGTCATCTTCTTTAGGCttagtaaaaattaaaaatacactacagtattttcaaattcaCAAGCTGTTATTCTGggaatattttattaaacaaGGTTCTTAGGATgttttgtttatctgttttctGCCTTGTGTTAACAGGAACATGGGAAAATAAGTTTCCAGTGGAAATGACAACCAAGAGAAGTTTCCgactgaatgaaaaacaaacaataaaggTTCCTATGATGCAGACTAAAGGGAActtccttgctgctgcagaCCCTGAGCTAGACTGTGGTGTGATACAGCTCCCGTTCGTGGGGAACATCAGTATGCTGATTGTACTTCCACACAAGCTCTCAGGCATGAAAGccctagaaaaacaaataacacCTCAAGTGGTTGAAAAATGGCAGAGGAGCATGACAAACAGGTATCTGCTGAAAAGTTAGTCTTAATATACTATCTTGATGAGACTGGCAAGGGTAAGTAAatgacacagaagaaaacatacggtattttgattaaaaacattaactaactctaaatcaaaaattaaaaagaaagtgtttttttttttttttttttactgggtTAAGTATCAGGACCAATGATATACTAGAATTTAAACACCAGCGAAAAATCAAGGGAGGTGAAGGCAGAAGTTTCTAACAGAGCCCCGTTGTTCTTGCTATTAAGAATTTAATattgtggattaaaaaaaaaaaagttcttactGAAAAGTttgcaaagaagagaaaaaatagcagtGTGATAATAGCAGGTTATTTCTGCAGAACAATCTGGATCATATGGTACGTAGCCTATGTTCATTTCAGCAACGTTTATCAACACATCTGGAACGTAAGGTCATACGCTCAGTAACTAACAACACAGACCACAACTATGGGAGAGGATAAAAAAATATGTAGCCTGTCTTATGGAAGATGTCAGACTAGATACTGAGAAGCCAACCTATTTCTACTGTATAGAAGTAACAAATCTCCGATTCAGTACTCCTGAAAAATCAGATAATTCAACAGTTATTACAAGCATGTGCAACTATGTACTGAAATGCTCAGAGCCCTGTATCTTGTAGCCACAACTGATATAAAGCATCACAAGCATTATATTGACAAACTAACAATATGGGTAGGGGGACTTAAAATTAATGTTGCCCAAGTTTTGTAtgtgaaaatacagtataaattCTTGTATATACTTTAGTCTTGCTTGGTGAAAACGACAGAAAACTCAGACACATAAAGCAAAGGAATAAcgcaaatatgtattttccccaatgatttttcatttttgtctttgctaGAACAAGAGAAGTGGTTCTGCCTAAATTTAAATTGGAGAAGAGCTATGACTTGATTGGTTTTCTGAGATCCATGGGAGTAGAAGAACTGTTTAATGAAAAAGGCGACTATTCTGGtatatcagaagaaaaagtcaCTATTGACAGGGTACTTACTCTTCTTCTATTTTCATTCCCTTACTGATTAAAATATATCATCTGAAAACATGGCAACACTGTAACAATAATTCACAGTTTGATAAGCCAAAATAATATACTATCCTGTCTTTCCTGGAGAATGCAGGAGGCAAGACAGTGTCCCTGTATGTACTTGTACTCTGGTTATATAACGACAATATGCTTAATTGGATGTCAAACTTACTAAAAGCATTGTGGTCATTCAGTCAGAAATAGGCCTATTCAGACACCAAACCCAAAGGAGTGTTGCCACACAGGAGCCACCACCAAAATTGCCACAAGGGAGCCAAATGCAGGATGGGggatgaaaaaaattcaaaggagGAATGCTGTGAGCACATGATTGTGAGTATACTGAGGAGACCTTCtatgtcctttttttccccccccacaGTTCAATCACCAAGGCACAATCACTGTGAACGAAGAGGGCACAGAGGCTGGCGCAGTAACCAACGTGGGGTTCATGCCTCTTTCTACTCAGATTCGCTTTATTGTCGATCGACCCTTTTTGTTTCTAATCTATGAACATCGTACCAGCTGCCTTCTGTTCATGGGCAGAGTTGTCAACCCTGCCAAGTCTTAAAAGCGAAGATCTCCAGCATGCTCTTATACACTGGCTCTATGATTATACATTAATATACCAATATCGTAAAGGAAATTTTATTGTCATATTACACTTAGTACAAATGCCACTgctatcaaaacaaaatattgtatCTGCGGATAGTTTCACATGAATGGACTCATAGCAGTAGGTGATTTGACTGCAATTTTAAATAGTTAGTACCATGTATTGATAtaaatgtattgaaaaaaaatcacaaagtaaTTCACCCTTCGTTTTCTAGTTCAGTGTATAAAATGtaatcaataaaatatttagactATCTGGATGCTTAAAGTTTAGCTCTAAATTTGTGCTAGAGTGCCTATTTTTAGGAAATGGAAACAAGCAATTCCTGAATACCTGACTGGTCTTAGAAACCTAAACCTTTGCTGGGTATTTTATATAATCTAA
Proteins encoded:
- the SERPIND1 gene encoding heparin cofactor 2, with protein sequence MKLLLHLFALTLVITSTFCGIKDFNEHFESLKDAHPHENETYDMPNLPLEFHRENTITNDLIPEEEEEEDYLDFEKILGEDDYSDIIDAGPYMISEIQQGNILELFQGKTRIQRLNILNANFGFNLYRSVADKANSSENILMAPVGISTAMAMTSLGLKGHTHQEVLSVLGFEDFINASTKYELMTVHNLFRKLTHRLFRRNFGYTLRSVSDLYIRKDFSILNDFRNNMKTYYFADAQPADFSDPTFITKTNERILKLTKGLIKEALVNVNPTTLMMILNCLYFKGTWENKFPVEMTTKRSFRLNEKQTIKVPMMQTKGNFLAAADPELDCGVIQLPFVGNISMLIVLPHKLSGMKALEKQITPQVVEKWQRSMTNRTREVVLPKFKLEKSYDLIGFLRSMGVEELFNEKGDYSGISEEKVTIDRFNHQGTITVNEEGTEAGAVTNVGFMPLSTQIRFIVDRPFLFLIYEHRTSCLLFMGRVVNPAKS